The following are encoded together in the Bactrocera neohumeralis isolate Rockhampton chromosome 6, APGP_CSIRO_Bneo_wtdbg2-racon-allhic-juicebox.fasta_v2, whole genome shotgun sequence genome:
- the LOC126762360 gene encoding uncharacterized protein LOC126762360 isoform X2, whose protein sequence is MENNIKKRNLWKHLEITEMLSVIKENHVLKLLDSKVKRNKNVFEEVARELKAKGHNKDAVQIRTKFKALKSEYYKVKRNNNTSGAERQTCEYFDLLDEVLSHRPAIATEGEDTSHNNSENGIAESEPPQIQASSSKTFKNPRKKTYQRVMESFTKDWKQTQDNLIGALKEQNTNYLSTMEKLLEKNRVETAKMLEQDRRETANMFSNMVSMIQPPSLTSMWYPHQIGVPSRSAVLSDSLFSNFLTSQADAPTPECNGIFASTPQSSPAK, encoded by the exons atggaaaataatataaaaaagcgaaatttATGGAAGCATCTAGAAATAACTGAAATGCTTTCAGTAATTAAAGAGAACCATGTGTTGAAACTTCTTGATAGTAAGGTAAAAcgcaacaaaaatgtatttgaagaAGTGGCTCGAGAACTGAAGGCAAAGGGACATAATAAGGATGCAGTACAAATACGAACGAAGTTTAAGGCATTAAAAAGTGAATACTATAAAGTAAAGCGTAATAATAACACCAGTGGCGCTGAAAGACAGACATGCGAATATTTTGACCTACTGGATGAAGTTTTAAGCCATCGCCCAGCAATAGCGACAGAGGGAGAGGACACCTCACACAATAATTCGGAGAATGGTATAGCTGAATCTGAACCCCCTCAAATTCAAGCAAGTTCatcgaaaacttttaaaaatccaA GAAAGAAAACCTACCAAAGGGTAATGGAGTCTTTTACCAAAGACTGGAAGCAGACTCAGGACAATTTAATCGGCGCATTAAAGGAGCAGAACACAAATTATTTAAGCACCATggaaaaattattggaaaaaaatcgcGTAGAAACAGCCAAAATGCTGGAACAGGATCGTCGTGAGACAGCTAATATGTTTTCAAACATGGTCAGCATGATCCAGCCGCCATCACTTACATCAATGTGGTATCCCCACCAAATTGGGGTTCCATCACGTAGTGCAGTGCTATCTGATTCATTGTTCAGTAATTTTTTGACTTCTCAAGCCGATGCGCCAACTCCGGAATGTAATGGTATTTTTGCATCCACACCGCAGTCATCTCCAGCTAAATAA
- the LOC126762360 gene encoding uncharacterized protein LOC126762360 isoform X1 — protein sequence MENNIKKRNLWKHLEITEMLSVIKENHVLKLLDSKVKRNKNVFEEVARELKAKGHNKDAVQIRTKFKALKSEYYKVKRNNNTSGAERQTCEYFDLLDEVLSHRPAIATEGEDTSHNNSENGIAESEPPQIQASSSKTFKNPISGKKTYQRVMESFTKDWKQTQDNLIGALKEQNTNYLSTMEKLLEKNRVETAKMLEQDRRETANMFSNMVSMIQPPSLTSMWYPHQIGVPSRSAVLSDSLFSNFLTSQADAPTPECNGIFASTPQSSPAK from the exons atggaaaataatataaaaaagcgaaatttATGGAAGCATCTAGAAATAACTGAAATGCTTTCAGTAATTAAAGAGAACCATGTGTTGAAACTTCTTGATAGTAAGGTAAAAcgcaacaaaaatgtatttgaagaAGTGGCTCGAGAACTGAAGGCAAAGGGACATAATAAGGATGCAGTACAAATACGAACGAAGTTTAAGGCATTAAAAAGTGAATACTATAAAGTAAAGCGTAATAATAACACCAGTGGCGCTGAAAGACAGACATGCGAATATTTTGACCTACTGGATGAAGTTTTAAGCCATCGCCCAGCAATAGCGACAGAGGGAGAGGACACCTCACACAATAATTCGGAGAATGGTATAGCTGAATCTGAACCCCCTCAAATTCAAGCAAGTTCatcgaaaacttttaaaaatccaA TTTCAGGAAAGAAAACCTACCAAAGGGTAATGGAGTCTTTTACCAAAGACTGGAAGCAGACTCAGGACAATTTAATCGGCGCATTAAAGGAGCAGAACACAAATTATTTAAGCACCATggaaaaattattggaaaaaaatcgcGTAGAAACAGCCAAAATGCTGGAACAGGATCGTCGTGAGACAGCTAATATGTTTTCAAACATGGTCAGCATGATCCAGCCGCCATCACTTACATCAATGTGGTATCCCCACCAAATTGGGGTTCCATCACGTAGTGCAGTGCTATCTGATTCATTGTTCAGTAATTTTTTGACTTCTCAAGCCGATGCGCCAACTCCGGAATGTAATGGTATTTTTGCATCCACACCGCAGTCATCTCCAGCTAAATAA
- the LOC126762331 gene encoding uncharacterized protein LOC126762331, with translation MNGENNSKILLFTLMKAVQRKRSICINQHLTADSDIFKLLDKRKENLKEFWVSHSNVPNLFLTTNVPRIRSLQKRKRNDNFWWTLKQPVNEECYFEAFRMSKKSFLLLCEKLDPFLRRDCEPCVTLPLPTDKQIAICLYKLASCAEYRVVGDVFGVHKSTVHKYFHLVVSALIQLKNEMIKFPKLEEALIIANEFEKKSCIPNIIGAIDGTHVPVLPPSDGFLDFINRKGWPSIVMQGVVDNNYLFTDVSVKLPGSTHDATVFKESGLFKNSSTRIPIYTKLVNNIETPLFLVGDPAYPLLPWLMKPFIGNLNAEEESFNCHLSSARIVVENAFGRLKGRWRCIAKRIDVDPAFVPQVVLACAILHNYVEQQKESYLEFWSQSVQEDIHYPQPQDTITSEMISERNIHPKDLRNNIKNWLKDNYPLRTSHF, from the exons ATGAACGGAGAAAACAATTCTAAAATCTTGCTTTTTACTTTAATGAAAGCGGTGCAAAGAAAGAGATCTATTTGTATAAATCAACATTTGACTGCGGATTCAGATATATTCAAGTTGCTTGACAAAAGAAAGGAAAACTTAAAAGAATTTTGGGTTTCACACAGCAAtgttccaaatttatttttaacaaccaATGTGCCGCGAATTCGTAGTTTACAGAAAAGGAAACGAAACGACAACTTTTGGTGGACCCTCAAGCAGCCAGTAAACGAAGAGTGCTACTTCGAAGCGTTCCGAATGAGCAAGAAGTCTTTCTTATTGCTTTGTGAAAAACTGGATCCTTTTCTCAGAAGGGACTGTGAGCCGTGCGTCACTTTGCCTCTTCCAACAGATAAACAAATTGCAATCTGTCTATACAAATTAGCATCTTGTGCAGAATATCGGGTTGTCGGTGATGTTTTTGGTGTACATAAAAGCACAGTTCACAAATACTTTCATTTAGTAGTGAGTGCCCTAATACAACTGAAAAATGAAATGATCAAGTTTCCAAAATTGGAAGAGGCATTAATAATTGCAAATGAATTCGAAAAGAAGTCTTGTATTCCAAACATTATTGGTGCAATTGATG GTACCCATGTTCCAGTCTTGCCGCCAAGTGATGGATTCTTAGATTTTATAAATAGAAAAGGATGGCCTTCGATTGTAATGCAAGGGGTCGTAGATAACAACTATTT GTTTACAGACGTCAGCGTGAAGCTTCCAGGTAGTACTCACGATGCGACGGTATTTAAGGAATCAGGATTATTCAAAAACTCCTCAACCCGTATTCCAATATACACAAAATtggtaaataatattgaaacgCCTCTATTTCTTGTTGGGGACCCTGCATATCCTCTTCTTCCATGGTTGATGAAGCCATTTATTGGCAACTTAAATGCTGAAGAGGAATCGTTCAATTGCCACTTGAGTTCCGCACGAATAGTGGTAGAAAACGCATTCGGCAGATTGAAAGGACGCTGGCGATGCATTGCAAAACGAATCGATGTCGACCCTGCTTTCGTTCCACAAGTTGTTCTGGCTTGTGCAATTCTACACAACTATGTTGAGCAGCAGAAGGAATCATATTTGGAGTTCTGGTCCCAATCCGTCCAAGAAGATATACATTACCCACAGCCACAAGATACTATTACAAGTGAGATGATTAGCGAAAGAAACATCCATCCCAAAGATTTgcgaaataatattaaaaattggcTGAAAGACAATTATCCTTTACGAACATCACatttctaa